A single Arcobacter sp. FWKO B DNA region contains:
- the tupB gene encoding tungstate ABC transporter permease TupB, with the protein MEFIYEGVIEAFWLLFNMDEETISAISVTLKTSTIAILLSILIGFPLGFLLGFFDFPFRRTLRLISDTLLATPTVVIGLLVYAMISYQGPFGEYGLLFTTEGIIIGQTILALPIVISLSAAAIEGMDRKLFYTLSSFGLTKVQMIKNVIWELRHSLLAAGVTAYGRIIAEVGVAMMIGGNIKYDTRTITTAISLETSKGMFSMGIALGLVLIGIAFLVNLSLNFLRKNARQF; encoded by the coding sequence ATGGAATTTATTTATGAGGGTGTTATTGAAGCTTTTTGGCTTTTGTTTAATATGGACGAAGAGACAATATCAGCCATAAGTGTAACTCTAAAAACTTCAACAATCGCTATATTATTAAGTATATTGATTGGTTTTCCATTAGGTTTTCTTTTGGGTTTTTTTGATTTTCCATTTCGCAGAACATTAAGACTTATCTCAGATACACTTCTAGCAACGCCTACAGTTGTAATAGGATTGTTGGTATATGCAATGATATCTTATCAAGGACCATTTGGTGAGTATGGGTTGTTATTTACTACTGAAGGTATTATTATAGGTCAGACTATTTTGGCATTGCCCATAGTGATTTCGCTAAGTGCTGCTGCTATTGAGGGGATGGATAGAAAACTTTTTTATACATTAAGCTCCTTTGGACTTACCAAAGTGCAGATGATAAAAAATGTTATATGGGAACTTCGTCACTCTTTATTAGCTGCTGGTGTTACTGCTTATGGTAGGATTATCGCTGAAGTTGGTGTGGCTATGATGATAGGTGGAAATATTAAATACGATACGAGAACCATAACAACAGCAATTTCTCTTGAGACTAGTAAGGGGATGTTTTCTATGGGGATAGCCCTTGGATTGGTTTTGATAGGGATAGCATTTTTGGTAAACCTTTCACTTAATTTTTTGAGAAAAAATGCAAGGCAATTTTGA
- the dcm gene encoding DNA (cytosine-5-)-methyltransferase codes for MKKYKTVDLFCGIGGIRKGFELTNGFQNLLSAEIDKYACITYEYLYGENPLNDVTSDEFKEKVKKSNYDVLLAGFPCQSFSIAGDKKGFKDTTRGTLFFHVADIIKETKPKAFLLENVEGLYRHDKGKTFKIIIDTLVKELNYKIVGVDELDNGELKYNAESFLRKTIDFGLPQKRVRTYIVGFSNEIIPQNYQLKPLPLKSKKVIFKNLYDLLEKDVSAKYYLSEQYIKTLEKHKANHKSKGNGFGYKIVNNGDNPIANTILATGGSGKERNLVLQERPEYYGQMFGSKQTPINNQGIRVMTPMEWARLQGFKDYAFVKNGIDTFSFPQTVSETQQYKQLGNSVSIPVIEEIATYIYQTLGEFKNGI; via the coding sequence ATGAAAAAATATAAAACAGTAGATTTATTTTGTGGAATAGGTGGAATAAGAAAAGGTTTTGAATTAACCAATGGATTTCAAAATCTACTATCTGCTGAAATAGACAAATACGCTTGTATAACTTACGAGTACCTTTATGGAGAAAATCCACTCAATGATGTAACAAGTGATGAATTCAAAGAAAAAGTAAAAAAATCCAATTATGATGTTTTATTAGCAGGATTTCCTTGCCAATCATTTTCAATAGCAGGAGATAAAAAAGGTTTTAAAGATACGACACGAGGAACACTGTTTTTTCATGTAGCAGATATTATAAAAGAGACAAAACCAAAAGCCTTTTTACTTGAAAATGTTGAAGGGCTATATCGGCATGATAAAGGTAAAACATTTAAAATCATTATTGATACATTAGTCAAAGAATTGAATTATAAAATTGTCGGAGTTGATGAACTTGATAATGGTGAATTAAAATATAATGCTGAATCATTTTTACGAAAAACTATTGATTTTGGATTGCCACAAAAAAGAGTAAGAACTTACATAGTTGGATTTTCTAATGAGATTATTCCTCAAAATTATCAGTTAAAACCATTGCCTTTAAAATCTAAAAAAGTAATTTTTAAAAACTTATATGATTTATTAGAAAAAGATGTGTCAGCAAAATACTATCTATCAGAACAATATATTAAAACTCTTGAAAAACACAAAGCAAATCATAAATCAAAAGGAAATGGTTTTGGGTATAAAATTGTAAATAATGGCGATAATCCAATCGCAAATACAATTTTAGCAACAGGAGGAAGTGGGAAAGAGAGAAATTTAGTTTTGCAAGAAAGACCTGAGTATTATGGTCAAATGTTTGGGAGCAAACAAACTCCTATAAATAACCAAGGAATAAGGGTTATGACACCGATGGAGTGGGCTAGACTTCAAGGATTTAAAGACTACGCTTTTGTAAAAAATGGCATTGATACTTTCTCATTTCCGCAAACAGTAAGTGAAACACAACAATATAAGCAATTAGGAAATAGTGTTTCTATTCCTGTAATTGAAGAAATTGCAACATATATTTATCAAACACTAGGGGAATTTAAAAATGGGATTTAA
- a CDS encoding HpaII family restriction endonuclease — translation MGFNKGEWSELYTFLYLLENPNLVIVDENLQVINNTLFKILEIILTDKKYEIKAQNIIKLFNNGQAKNYSLSNLSAQNKILLAKILAHKSAKGSFEINEIQPLIDDFFDGQKPKGASNVKGDLIANVLDNKFNNIVNLKYNIKSSLGSPATLLNASSHTNFIYEITGINDAIMNQSNNITTSKKLLDRCNFLKSKGAIFSFIQTESFIFERNLKLIDSKLDEILAQMLILSYEHNQKDIKELISLISKSPDENIFYKKKLGDFANAVTFGLRAGETWNGSNEVNGGIILVTKTGEVYLLDLIYFKNIVDKYLIDNIKFDSPSSSRYGMFDIYKEHGKYYFKLNLQIRFK, via the coding sequence ATGGGATTTAATAAAGGGGAATGGTCAGAATTATATACATTTTTATATCTACTAGAAAATCCAAATTTAGTTATTGTTGATGAGAATTTACAAGTTATTAATAATACATTATTTAAGATATTAGAAATCATTTTAACTGATAAAAAATATGAAATTAAAGCACAAAATATAATAAAACTATTTAACAATGGACAAGCAAAAAACTATAGCCTTAGTAATTTATCAGCACAAAATAAAATACTGTTAGCAAAAATATTGGCTCATAAAAGTGCGAAAGGATCATTTGAAATTAATGAAATTCAACCTCTGATTGATGATTTTTTCGATGGACAAAAACCAAAAGGTGCCTCAAATGTAAAAGGAGATTTAATCGCTAATGTTTTGGATAACAAATTTAATAACATTGTAAATTTAAAATACAATATCAAATCTAGTTTAGGAAGCCCTGCTACACTATTAAATGCTTCATCTCATACAAATTTTATATATGAAATAACAGGTATAAATGATGCAATTATGAATCAATCCAATAATATAACTACTTCAAAAAAATTATTAGATAGATGTAACTTCTTAAAATCAAAAGGAGCAATATTTTCTTTTATTCAAACAGAAAGTTTTATATTTGAAAGAAATTTAAAACTTATTGATTCAAAACTTGATGAAATATTAGCTCAAATGCTAATTTTATCGTATGAACATAATCAAAAAGATATCAAAGAACTGATTTCACTAATTTCTAAAAGTCCAGATGAAAATATTTTTTATAAAAAGAAACTTGGAGATTTTGCAAATGCAGTGACATTTGGTTTGAGGGCTGGTGAAACTTGGAATGGAAGTAATGAGGTTAATGGTGGAATTATACTTGTGACTAAAACAGGCGAAGTGTATTTACTTGATTTGATATATTTTAAAAATATTGTCGATAAATATTTGATTGATAATATTAAATTTGATAGTCCAAGTTCTAGTCGATATGGAATGTTTGATATTTATAAAGAACATGGAAAATATTATTTCAAGTTAAATTTACAAATTAGGTTTAAATAA
- the tupA gene encoding tungstate ABC transporter substrate-binding protein TupA: MVLLTSLKQKVIFYLLLISISLSLNASQLRMATTTSTDNTGLLDVLAPIYKKDSGVWLKWISAGTGNALKLGENCDVDIVFVHAPELEEQFIANGFGVDRTAVMYNDFVIIGSPQLKEKFAGKTIKEAFEIIKTEQIKFISRGDNSGTHNKEKSIWQSITGTVPQKERWYVEAGQGMISTINIAMEQRGVTLSDRGTYIKYESNHKGNPPLVIVLEGDTNLNNYYSIMAVNPKNCPKANYQGATDFINWITTDKTQQSIADFKLLDKQLFTPDAKSRQE, from the coding sequence ATGGTGCTTTTAACCTCACTAAAACAAAAGGTAATATTTTATTTACTCTTAATATCTATAAGCTTATCGCTAAATGCGTCACAGCTAAGAATGGCAACAACTACTAGTACTGATAATACTGGTTTGCTAGATGTACTTGCACCTATTTACAAAAAAGATAGTGGGGTGTGGTTGAAGTGGATTTCAGCTGGGACTGGAAATGCTTTAAAATTGGGTGAAAACTGTGATGTTGATATAGTTTTTGTTCATGCACCAGAACTTGAAGAGCAATTCATAGCCAATGGTTTTGGAGTAGATAGAACAGCTGTGATGTATAATGATTTTGTAATCATTGGTTCACCACAATTAAAAGAAAAATTTGCTGGCAAAACTATCAAAGAAGCTTTTGAAATCATCAAAACAGAACAAATCAAATTTATCAGCCGTGGAGACAACTCAGGCACTCATAATAAAGAAAAATCTATATGGCAAAGTATCACAGGAACTGTACCACAAAAAGAACGATGGTATGTAGAAGCTGGTCAAGGGATGATTTCAACTATAAATATTGCAATGGAGCAAAGAGGAGTAACCCTAAGTGACCGTGGAACATATATCAAATATGAGTCCAACCACAAAGGCAACCCTCCACTTGTCATAGTACTAGAAGGTGATACAAATCTAAATAACTACTACTCAATAATGGCAGTAAATCCAAAAAATTGCCCAAAAGCCAATTACCAAGGTGCAACTGATTTTATAAATTGGATTACGACTGATAAAACCCAACAATCAATAGCAGATTTTAAACTACTTGATAAACAACTTTTTACCCCTGATGCAAAAAGTAGGCAAGAGTAA